In Penicillium oxalicum strain HP7-1 chromosome I, whole genome shotgun sequence, a single window of DNA contains:
- a CDS encoding Myo-inositol transporter 1, whose translation MSLSSEIGDSGSQAPLLAETDAYPDNDPEAAPSDDGQSMSDSQYSGGWFIWSLTFSAGLSGLLFGYDTGVISSTLVTVGSELSGRALTTLDESAITSCTSLFALIACPFTGILADKYGRRRIILVADVLFALGAILQASTSQVWGMIAGRSIVGLAVGSASAVTPMYISEVAPSHIRGRLVVILALLITGGQVVAYIIGWLFSESAGGWRWIVGLGAAPAIVQFAIILLLPETPRWLVKMGFDHRAVEVLSRIYHDSPSCDRIVRRVMRDIKGEIAEEKLQRDPSEDQDSRPQWLLDIYQRARVLFHEGGNRRALTIAMMLQALQQLCGFNSLMYFSGIIFSALSFSSPTLTSLTVAGTNFIFTLVAFVLIDRIGRRRILLYSVPVMVVSLLLCAVAFSSLDISLDPQVPPARPTGSLDEAGSTYAVVILACLSIFTAAYAFGIGNVPWQQSELFPLNVRSTGSGLATATNWGCNFIVGLTFLPMMKWLSPTWTFAVYALICALGWLAIWRIYPELSGLGLEEVKGLLAHSWGVEQTLRRRSNSQREQDI comes from the exons ATGTCTTTAAGTAGTGAGATCGGAGATTCCGGGTCACAAGCGCCTCTCCTTGCGGAGACCGACGCTTATCCAGACAATGATCCTGAGGCGGCCCCAAGCGACGATGGTCAGTCCATGTCCGATTCGCAGTATTCAGGTGGATGGTTTATCTGGAGCTTGACATTTTCCGCTGGGCTCAGCGGCTTGCTGTTTGGCTACGA TACCGGTGTCATCTCGTCTACGCTTGTGACTGTCGGCTCCGAACTGTCTGGTCGAGCGCTTACAACGCTTGACGAGAGTGCGATCACCTCGTGTACAAGCTTGTTTGCGCTCATAGCTTGTCCATTCACCGGCATATTAGCAGACAAGTACGGCCGTCGACGCATCATTCTTGTTGCCGATGTTCTCTTTGCTCTAGGAGCAATACTGCAGGCCTCTACCAGCCAAGTATGGGGCATGATCGCCGGCCGTAGTATTGTCGGCCTAGCTGTCGGTAGCGCAAGTGCAGTGACACCAAT GTATATTTCGGAGGTGGCGCCCTCGCACATCAGAGGACGACTGGTTGTTATCCTAGCTCTTCTCATAACCGGTGGCCAGGTCGTGGCTTATATCATTGGATGGCTTTTTTCTGAATCGGCGGGGGGCTGGCGCTGGATCGTTGGCTTGGGCGCAGCGCCTGCGATTGTGCAATTTGCCATCATCCTTCTGCTGCCAGAGACACCCCGCTGGCTCGTCAAGATGGGATTCGATCATAGAGCCGTCGAGGTGCTTTCACGCATCTACCATGATTCACCGAGCTGTGATCGTATCGTTCGACGGGTCATGCGGGACATCAAAGGTGAGATTGCCGAAGAGAAATTGCAGAGAGATCCGAGCGAAGATCAGGACAGTCGGCCGCAGTGGCTCCTCGACATCTACCAACGAGCTCGCGTTCTCTTCCACGAGGGCGGGAACCGCCGCGCCTTGACAATCGCAATGATGCTCCAGGCTCTTCAACAGCTTTGCGGCTTTAACAGTCTGATGTACTTCTCGGGGATCATCTTCTCAGCTCTATCCTTTTCTTCACCCACGTTGACTTCATTGACTGTGGCTGGAACCAACTTCATTTTCACACTGGTCGCTTTTGTGCTGATTGATAGAATCGGCCGACGGCGTATCCTGCTGTATTCTGTGCCGGTCATGGTTGTCTCGCTCTTGTTGTGTGCTGTGGCATTTTCTTCATTGGATATTTCTTTGGATCCCCAGGTGCCACCTGCAAGGCCAACTGGCTCCCTGGACGAGGCAGGGTCGACATACGCCGTGGTCATTCTCGCGTGCCTGAGCATCTTCACAGCCGCATACGCATTCGGCATTGGAAATGTGCCCTGGCAACAGTCAGAATTATTCCCGCTGAACGTAAGGTCCACGGGTTCGGGACTGGCGACAGCAACGAACTGGGGTTGCAACTTCATCGTAGGCCTCACTTTTCTCCCGATGATGAAGTGGCTGTCTCCTACTTGGACATTTGCCGTGTATGCACTGATTTGTGCTCTTGGGTGGCTTGCTATTTGGAGGATCTACCCAGAACTGAGCGGACTCGGCCTCGAAGAAGTCAAAGGTCTCCTAGCTCATAGTTGGGGCGTTGAACAAACCCTCAGAAGGCGATCAAACTCGCAGCGAGAACAGGATATTTGA